Proteins found in one Gemmatimonadaceae bacterium genomic segment:
- a CDS encoding serine hydrolase gives MGHLDLLDPVLRYRVDTVTGTVSTSVAGLFRSRAVHRFGAGCVLLHGNPPPSLRIQPLPPDSADSAAVVETPNDRVRAVLDRAFSRPELATTAVVVLHGDSIIAERYASGYGTMTRLQGWSLKKSVINAVVGILVREGRLDVHQRAPVRAWSRSGDPRRAITVDDLLRMTSGLALRETNSGFDPVSRMLYLERDMAAFAELAHLEAPPGSEWHYSTGNTVILGRIIRDAVGGSADDVARFARAALFAPVGMRTAVLEFDATGVPIAMYASARDWARFGRLFATDGVVGVQRILPEGWVTYSTTPTLQSGYGAGWWLGGPSWRPDWRLPSDAFYAAGHLHQKVLVIPSAGIVIARFGTTHAPDDGLGVVAQEVLGALHPHSIASSTPKAVGVNGPRNPFK, from the coding sequence ATGGGTCACCTTGACCTCCTGGACCCCGTGCTGCGGTACCGCGTCGACACGGTGACGGGCACCGTGAGCACGAGTGTGGCAGGCCTGTTTCGGAGCCGCGCCGTCCACCGATTTGGCGCTGGATGTGTTCTGCTCCACGGTAATCCCCCGCCGTCACTCCGCATCCAGCCTTTGCCTCCCGACTCAGCCGACTCAGCCGCAGTTGTGGAAACGCCGAATGACCGTGTCAGGGCCGTCCTGGATCGAGCGTTCTCTCGGCCCGAGCTGGCGACCACCGCCGTCGTCGTGCTGCATGGTGACTCGATCATCGCTGAGCGCTACGCGTCTGGGTACGGAACCATGACGCGACTTCAAGGTTGGTCGCTCAAGAAATCAGTCATCAACGCCGTCGTAGGCATTCTGGTCCGCGAAGGGCGCCTGGATGTACACCAACGTGCGCCGGTCCGCGCCTGGAGCCGCTCAGGCGACCCGCGCCGCGCGATCACCGTTGACGACCTGCTGAGAATGACGAGCGGCTTGGCGTTGCGGGAAACGAACTCGGGGTTCGATCCGGTATCGCGGATGCTCTATCTCGAGCGCGACATGGCGGCTTTTGCCGAGCTCGCGCACCTTGAAGCGCCACCGGGTAGTGAATGGCACTACAGCACAGGCAACACTGTCATCCTTGGGCGCATCATTCGTGATGCAGTCGGCGGGAGCGCCGATGACGTCGCCCGCTTCGCGCGCGCAGCATTGTTCGCTCCGGTGGGCATGCGGACGGCCGTGCTTGAGTTCGACGCCACCGGCGTACCGATCGCGATGTACGCGAGCGCGCGAGACTGGGCGAGGTTTGGTCGGCTGTTTGCGACTGACGGAGTCGTTGGAGTGCAGCGCATCTTGCCAGAGGGGTGGGTCACGTACTCGACCACACCGACTTTGCAGTCCGGCTACGGTGCGGGTTGGTGGCTTGGAGGGCCGTCGTGGCGCCCCGACTGGCGGTTGCCGTCGGATGCCTTCTACGCCGCAGGTCATCTCCATCAAAAGGTACTGGTCATTCCTTCAGCTGGGATCGTCATTGCGCGTTTCGGGACCACCCACGCGCCCGACGATGGCCTCGGTGTTGTGGCTCAGGAAGTGCTCGGCGCGCTGCACCCACACAGCATCGCATCATCAACTCCGAAGGCAGTCGGAGTCAATGGGCCAAGGAACCCGTTCAAGTGA
- a CDS encoding IS3 family transposase, which produces ARADIFDYIERFYNPIRRHSTLGNKSPINFERAAVA; this is translated from the coding sequence GCGCGCGCCGACATCTTTGATTACATCGAACGCTTCTACAACCCCATCCGGAGGCACTCGACGCTTGGCAACAAGAGCCCGATCAACTTCGAGCGGGCGGCAGTAGCTTAA
- a CDS encoding GNAT family N-acetyltransferase: MTASILVRAIQQGDYEAWLPLWHGYNAFYGRSGATSLPEEITRTTWHRFFEPSEPVHALVAESDGKVVGLVHYLYHRSTTRIELTCYLQDLFTAESARGRGVGRALIEGVYQAARAAGIRRVYWQTHETNAAGRLLYDKVARHAGFIVYAQDV; this comes from the coding sequence ATGACCGCTTCCATTCTCGTGCGCGCGATTCAGCAGGGCGACTATGAGGCCTGGCTCCCGCTCTGGCATGGCTACAACGCGTTCTACGGCCGCAGCGGCGCGACGTCACTTCCCGAGGAGATCACCCGGACGACGTGGCACCGCTTCTTCGAGCCGAGCGAACCGGTGCATGCGCTCGTCGCCGAATCGGACGGCAAGGTGGTGGGGTTGGTCCACTACCTGTACCATCGCAGCACGACACGGATCGAGCTCACCTGCTACCTGCAGGACCTGTTTACGGCGGAGAGCGCGCGCGGTCGCGGCGTGGGACGGGCGTTGATCGAGGGAGTGTACCAGGCGGCGCGAGCGGCGGGGATTCGGCGCGTCTACTGGCAAACGCACGAGACGAATGCCGCGGGTCGCCTACTGTACGACAAGGTGGCCCGGCACGCGGGTTTCATTGTGTACGCACAGGACGTCTAG
- a CDS encoding SRPBCC family protein, giving the protein MRKQFAFDPTLDFAIERFIDAPPRLVWEALTKPEHLKEWYMPKPWGRVVRAEMDVRPGGIFSIDIAVGDGPEAPNLGCFLDVVPMERLVWTSMLFPGYRPAVFDDIPITAIVTMEAAGTGTRYVFTALHRNAADLETNKASGFYQGTEMAVDQFVAHVIGMKR; this is encoded by the coding sequence ATGCGCAAGCAATTCGCCTTCGACCCGACGCTCGACTTCGCCATCGAACGGTTCATCGACGCGCCGCCGCGGCTCGTGTGGGAAGCGTTGACGAAGCCGGAGCACCTCAAGGAGTGGTACATGCCCAAGCCGTGGGGGCGTGTGGTGCGCGCCGAGATGGACGTGCGGCCGGGCGGCATCTTCAGCATCGACATCGCCGTGGGCGACGGTCCGGAAGCGCCCAACCTCGGCTGCTTCCTGGATGTGGTGCCGATGGAACGGCTCGTCTGGACCTCGATGCTGTTCCCCGGGTATCGCCCGGCCGTCTTCGACGACATCCCGATCACCGCCATCGTGACGATGGAAGCGGCGGGAACCGGCACGCGCTACGTCTTCACGGCGCTACACCGGAACGCCGCGGACCTCGAGACGAACAAGGCGTCGGGTTTCTACCAGGGCACCGAGATGGCCGTCGACCAGTTCGTTGCGCACGTGATCGGGATGAAACGTTGA
- a CDS encoding CoA-binding protein: MNASGQTMTLQQKVDDFLAQERIAVAGVSRDNSHHPVGNLIYHRLKASGHLVFPVSPHLTTFAGERCYPDVASIPGGVSAVMIITRPEVTEQVVRDCYVAGVRRVWMHQSLAKGSSVSHDAVMFCREHDIRVIAGACPMMFGPGVDLGHACLRLYLKLTRGLPT; encoded by the coding sequence GTGAACGCGTCCGGGCAGACCATGACGCTCCAGCAGAAGGTCGACGACTTCCTGGCCCAGGAGCGCATCGCCGTCGCCGGGGTGTCGCGCGACAACTCGCACCACCCCGTCGGCAACCTGATCTACCACCGGCTGAAGGCGAGCGGTCATCTCGTCTTCCCCGTCAGCCCGCACCTGACGACGTTCGCGGGAGAGCGCTGCTATCCCGACGTGGCGTCGATTCCGGGCGGTGTGAGCGCGGTGATGATCATCACGCGCCCGGAGGTCACCGAGCAGGTCGTGCGCGACTGCTACGTGGCCGGCGTCCGCCGCGTGTGGATGCACCAGTCGCTCGCCAAGGGATCGAGTGTGTCCCATGACGCGGTGATGTTCTGCCGCGAGCACGACATCCGCGTCATCGCCGGCGCGTGCCCGATGATGTTCGGCCCAGGAGTGGACCTGGGACACGCCTGCCTTCGCCTCTACCTCAAACTCACCAGAGGGCTGCCCACATGA
- a CDS encoding VOC family protein codes for MTVKRMDNVGIVVEDLDAAVAFFTELGLTLEGRMPIEGDWAGRVTDVRDQRVEIAMMRTPDGHSRLELSRFNAPAIASDHRLALVNSLGYLRVMFAVDDLDDTLARLSRLGATVVDEVVNYEDIYRLCYIRGPEGILIGLAQQLGTQASREDPAKSKR; via the coding sequence ATGACGGTGAAGCGCATGGACAACGTCGGCATCGTGGTGGAAGACCTCGATGCCGCCGTCGCATTCTTCACGGAGCTCGGCCTCACCCTCGAGGGTCGGATGCCCATCGAAGGCGACTGGGCCGGCCGCGTCACCGACGTGCGCGACCAGCGTGTCGAGATCGCAATGATGCGCACCCCCGACGGCCACAGCCGCCTGGAACTGTCGCGTTTCAACGCCCCCGCCATTGCGTCCGACCACCGCTTGGCGCTCGTGAACTCACTGGGATACCTGCGTGTCATGTTCGCCGTCGACGACCTCGACGATACCTTGGCCCGACTCAGCAGGCTCGGCGCGACGGTGGTCGATGAGGTCGTCAACTACGAGGACATCTACCGACTCTGCTACATCCGGGGTCCCGAAGGCATCCTCATCGGCCTTGCCCAACAGCTTGGGACGCAGGCGTCACGAGAAGATCCCGCGAAGAGCAAGCGCTAA
- a CDS encoding serine hydrolase, whose product MNTRTLAAVAVLVAAQSAHAQQTPLDGFDAYAAKAMADWRVPGMAIAIVKDDQVVFSKGFGVRELGKPEPVTEHTRFGIMSTTKAFTTMLLAMLADSGALSLDDHVSKHLPTLQFSDPYVTREATVRDLVTHRIGFADPGYLWAESGLTFAQLYDRVRLVPAQTSFRSHYAYNNVSYALAGEVAARAGKSSWQSLTSARIFTPLGMSESFADAALMLAAGTNDVSAPHGIVRDTVRRLPVAPGVVDNVAPAGATFSNVVDMAKWMRFLLDSGRVNGKRLVSAARFNELWTPQTVIPQPDFYPTTTLTKPHFTAYGLGWFLEDYRGEFVVFHTGSIEGRTAIVGLLPERRLGIVIFTNLDHSEVRHALMYTVFDRYIGAEAKPHDWSAELRAMYKTFSDSALARQKRADEKRVLGTRPSLPLDKYTGAYADPLYGNATVRMADGKLTITVGTSSGTLEHWHYDIFRATWDDSFNSPALVSFVLDADGAVGEVRLPGSPLRYRRTK is encoded by the coding sequence ATGAACACTCGCACGCTCGCCGCGGTCGCGGTCCTCGTCGCCGCGCAGTCCGCGCACGCGCAGCAGACACCGCTTGACGGCTTCGACGCATACGCCGCCAAGGCCATGGCCGACTGGCGAGTGCCCGGCATGGCCATCGCCATTGTGAAGGACGACCAGGTTGTCTTCTCGAAGGGCTTCGGTGTCCGCGAGCTGGGCAAGCCCGAGCCGGTCACCGAGCACACCCGCTTCGGCATCATGTCCACCACCAAGGCGTTCACCACGATGCTGCTCGCGATGCTCGCGGACAGCGGCGCGCTGTCGCTGGACGATCACGTCAGCAAGCACCTCCCCACCCTCCAGTTTTCCGACCCATACGTCACGCGCGAAGCCACGGTGCGCGATCTCGTGACGCATCGCATTGGCTTCGCGGATCCTGGCTATCTGTGGGCCGAGAGCGGCCTGACGTTCGCGCAATTGTACGACCGCGTGCGCCTCGTGCCGGCGCAGACGAGTTTCCGTTCGCACTACGCATACAACAACGTGAGCTACGCGCTGGCGGGTGAAGTGGCCGCGCGCGCCGGCAAGTCCAGCTGGCAGTCACTCACGAGCGCGCGCATCTTCACGCCGCTCGGCATGAGCGAGAGCTTCGCCGACGCGGCGCTCATGCTGGCCGCCGGCACCAACGACGTGAGTGCGCCGCACGGCATCGTGCGCGACACCGTGCGACGACTGCCGGTGGCGCCGGGCGTGGTGGACAACGTGGCCCCCGCCGGCGCGACGTTCTCCAACGTGGTCGACATGGCCAAGTGGATGCGCTTCCTGCTCGACTCGGGCCGCGTCAACGGCAAGCGGCTCGTCAGTGCGGCGCGCTTCAACGAACTCTGGACGCCGCAGACCGTCATTCCCCAGCCGGACTTCTACCCGACCACCACGCTCACCAAGCCGCACTTCACGGCATACGGGCTCGGCTGGTTCCTTGAGGATTATCGCGGCGAGTTCGTCGTCTTCCACACCGGCAGCATCGAGGGACGGACGGCGATCGTCGGCCTCCTGCCCGAGCGCCGGCTCGGCATAGTGATCTTCACGAACCTCGATCACAGCGAGGTGCGTCACGCGCTCATGTACACGGTGTTCGATCGCTACATCGGCGCGGAGGCCAAGCCGCACGACTGGAGCGCCGAGCTGCGCGCGATGTACAAGACTTTCTCCGACAGCGCCCTCGCTCGGCAGAAGCGAGCGGACGAGAAGCGCGTCCTGGGAACCAGGCCGTCGCTGCCACTCGACAAGTACACGGGCGCCTACGCGGATCCGCTCTACGGCAACGCCACCGTGCGCATGGCGGACGGGAAGCTGACGATCACCGTGGGCACGTCGAGCGGAACGCTGGAGCACTGGCACTACGACATATTCCGCGCGACATGGGACGATTCGTTCAACAGTCCGGCGCTCGTGTCGTTCGTCCTCGACGCCGATGGCGCGGTCGGCGAGGTACGGCTTCCCGGATCGCCGCTCAGGTATCGCCGCACCAAATAG
- a CDS encoding helix-turn-helix transcriptional regulator, which translates to MPNTFCGMASLTLDLVQVAAIIGALQGLLLAGVLIAQRSNVTANRLLAALMATFSVYFAWGPYYTAGLYRVYPHFILVSYLTPWVFGPLVYLYTRAASDRSWRFGQRELLHFALVTLVFLLALPFFTKSGAEKIALWDAWGATGGPDDRRVGPPLRYIDPLKYVSGIAYSAATVLYLLRHRHDVEHSYSNLARVNLRWLVWLSSATGGIWLLAAGLVYLQVRVSLRDADITLAMALLVYAIGYMGLRQPEIFRLAAVEVPVVNTAESGEAAAPDATAKPSPERSGLGEDEARQLETTLLAAMERDQPWKNCELTLPELAACLDTTTHKLSEVLNARMGQTFYDFVNGYRVREVQRRIKAGDARALKMLALAMDAGFASKSTFNDVFKKQTNQTPSSYRQAVGG; encoded by the coding sequence ATGCCCAATACCTTTTGCGGCATGGCGAGCCTCACCCTCGACCTCGTCCAGGTCGCCGCGATCATCGGCGCGCTGCAGGGATTGTTGCTCGCCGGCGTCCTGATTGCGCAGCGCAGCAACGTCACGGCTAACCGGTTGCTCGCGGCGTTGATGGCGACCTTCAGCGTCTATTTCGCGTGGGGCCCGTACTACACCGCCGGGCTCTATCGCGTCTATCCGCACTTCATTCTCGTCTCCTACCTGACGCCCTGGGTCTTCGGGCCGCTGGTCTATCTCTACACGCGCGCCGCCAGCGACCGATCGTGGCGCTTTGGCCAACGCGAGTTGCTGCACTTCGCGCTGGTCACTTTGGTCTTCCTCCTGGCCCTGCCCTTCTTCACCAAGAGCGGCGCCGAGAAGATCGCTCTCTGGGATGCCTGGGGCGCGACCGGCGGGCCGGATGATCGCCGCGTGGGGCCGCCGCTGCGCTACATCGATCCCCTCAAGTACGTCTCGGGGATCGCGTACTCGGCGGCGACGGTGCTCTACCTGCTCCGCCACCGGCATGACGTCGAGCACAGCTACTCCAACCTCGCCCGCGTCAATCTCCGCTGGCTCGTCTGGTTGAGCAGCGCGACAGGCGGCATCTGGCTGCTGGCTGCCGGACTGGTCTACCTGCAGGTTCGCGTCAGCCTGCGCGACGCCGACATCACGTTGGCGATGGCGCTGCTCGTGTACGCCATCGGCTACATGGGGCTCCGCCAACCGGAGATCTTCCGGCTCGCCGCCGTCGAGGTCCCGGTCGTCAATACGGCTGAGTCAGGAGAGGCGGCGGCTCCGGACGCGACGGCCAAGCCATCGCCGGAGCGATCCGGTCTCGGAGAAGACGAGGCGCGCCAGCTCGAGACTACATTGCTCGCGGCGATGGAGCGCGACCAGCCCTGGAAGAACTGTGAACTGACGCTCCCCGAGCTGGCGGCGTGCCTCGACACGACGACGCACAAGCTGTCGGAAGTGCTCAACGCGCGGATGGGCCAGACGTTCTACGATTTCGTGAACGGCTATCGCGTGCGCGAGGTGCAGCGGCGCATCAAGGCCGGCGACGCACGCGCCCTGAAGATGCTGGCGCTCGCCATGGACGCGGGCTTCGCCTCGAAGTCCACTTTCAATGATGTGTTCAAGAAGCAGACGAACCAGACGCCGTCGAGCTATCGCCAGGCGGTCGGCGGTTGA
- a CDS encoding alpha/beta fold hydrolase yields the protein MKLEIISRFPAGDERPTPLLFVHGMLHGAWCWATHFLDWFARRGFASYAVNLRGHGESEGRDRLRWTRIADFVDDVASAVAQLPRPPVLIGHSMGGFIIQKYLERHDAPGAVLLSTPPPSGMLRAMLRVARRRPLLFTRIMATQRVSSLVATPALAREAFFSPDFPESSLRRCWQLMQDESFRALLDMAGLDRPNAAAVKSPLLVLGAERDAMLSRDDIEATARAYHTAFEIIPGVAHNSMLEQRWESVAERILAWLTAESHRDELLDVLAKGGIR from the coding sequence ATGAAACTCGAGATCATCTCCCGCTTTCCGGCGGGAGACGAGCGCCCCACGCCGCTCCTCTTTGTTCACGGCATGCTGCACGGCGCCTGGTGCTGGGCGACGCATTTCCTGGACTGGTTCGCCCGCCGTGGCTTCGCATCGTACGCTGTCAACCTGCGCGGCCACGGCGAGAGCGAGGGGCGCGATCGTCTGCGCTGGACGCGCATCGCCGACTTCGTGGACGACGTCGCGAGTGCGGTGGCGCAGCTGCCGCGGCCACCCGTGCTGATCGGCCATTCGATGGGCGGTTTCATCATCCAGAAGTACCTCGAGCGACACGACGCACCCGGCGCCGTGCTGCTCTCGACGCCGCCGCCGTCGGGAATGCTGCGGGCGATGCTCCGCGTCGCCCGCCGTCGTCCGCTGCTCTTCACGCGGATCATGGCGACGCAGCGGGTGTCATCGCTGGTCGCGACGCCCGCGCTGGCACGCGAGGCGTTCTTCTCGCCGGATTTCCCGGAGAGCTCGCTGCGACGGTGCTGGCAGTTGATGCAGGACGAGTCGTTCAGGGCGCTGCTCGACATGGCAGGGCTCGATCGGCCGAACGCGGCTGCCGTGAAATCGCCGCTGCTCGTGCTGGGCGCCGAGCGAGACGCCATGCTCTCGCGCGACGACATCGAGGCCACGGCGCGTGCCTATCACACGGCGTTCGAGATCATTCCGGGCGTGGCGCACAACAGCATGCTCGAGCAACGCTGGGAGTCGGTGGCCGAACGGATCCTGGCGTGGCTCACCGCAGAATCACATCGAGACGAACTCTTAGACGTTCTTGCCAAGGGAGGCATACGATGA
- a CDS encoding VOC family protein, which yields MTKVTPFLMFNDQLEAAMEFYTATFPDSQIRNVARTGKDGPVASAEFVVGGQAFMGYNGGSYFSFSEGFSLYVDCADQAEVDEYWDKLVKAGATPTACGWIKDPFGLSWQIVPRRFMELIRDKDPKRVKAVMEAMMTMVKLDVAALERAYNEA from the coding sequence ATGACCAAGGTGACACCCTTCCTGATGTTCAACGATCAGCTCGAGGCGGCGATGGAGTTTTACACCGCCACGTTCCCTGACTCCCAAATCAGGAACGTCGCCCGCACGGGCAAGGACGGTCCAGTCGCGTCCGCCGAGTTCGTCGTCGGTGGTCAGGCCTTCATGGGCTACAACGGGGGTTCGTACTTCTCCTTCTCCGAAGGCTTCTCCCTCTATGTTGACTGCGCCGACCAGGCGGAAGTCGACGAGTATTGGGACAAGCTCGTCAAGGCCGGCGCGACGCCGACGGCGTGCGGCTGGATCAAGGATCCGTTCGGCCTCTCCTGGCAGATTGTCCCGCGGCGATTCATGGAGCTGATTCGCGACAAGGATCCCAAGAGAGTGAAGGCCGTGATGGAGGCCATGATGACGATGGTGAAGCTCGACGTGGCGGCCCTTGAGCGCGCCTACAATGAGGCGTAG
- a CDS encoding metalloregulator ArsR/SmtB family transcription factor produces MVQSAATDAVFAALSSPTRRKVLERLSAGPATVSELAAPFDMQLPSFVQHLSVLERSRLVRSSKCGRVRTYEIAPERLEVVEDWLAARRRVWEARLDRFDEYVKHLTKRE; encoded by the coding sequence ATGGTTCAATCCGCAGCTACGGACGCAGTCTTTGCCGCCTTGTCCAGCCCGACGCGGCGGAAGGTCCTGGAGCGACTGTCGGCGGGCCCCGCCACGGTCAGCGAACTGGCGGCGCCGTTCGACATGCAGCTCCCGTCATTCGTGCAGCACCTGTCGGTGCTCGAACGGAGCCGATTGGTGCGATCCAGCAAGTGCGGGCGTGTGCGGACCTATGAGATTGCCCCCGAACGTCTCGAGGTCGTCGAAGACTGGCTGGCCGCGCGTCGTCGGGTGTGGGAAGCGCGACTCGACCGGTTCGACGAATACGTCAAACATCTCACGAAGAGGGAGTAA
- a CDS encoding nuclear transport factor 2 family protein — protein sequence MSPEEQSIRHVHSTWIRAVNAGDLARLLTLMTDDVVFLTPGQAPVGREAFPAGFSTAHQQFQVLCVSELERIVVVGDVAYTTCRDSLSTTPRAGGETTVLAGHRMTIYRKQLDGRWLLAADAHTLTSEP from the coding sequence ATGTCCCCTGAGGAACAGAGCATCCGTCACGTTCATTCAACCTGGATCCGCGCCGTCAATGCTGGCGATCTGGCGCGCTTGCTCACGTTGATGACGGACGATGTGGTGTTTCTCACTCCGGGCCAAGCGCCGGTTGGCCGCGAAGCGTTTCCGGCAGGCTTCTCGACCGCCCACCAGCAGTTCCAGGTGCTTTGTGTCAGCGAACTGGAACGGATCGTGGTTGTCGGCGACGTCGCCTATACCACTTGCCGTGACTCGTTGTCCACGACACCACGCGCCGGAGGAGAAACGACGGTGCTCGCCGGACATCGGATGACCATCTACCGCAAACAGTTGGACGGTCGTTGGCTCCTGGCTGCCGATGCCCATACGCTGACTTCGGAACCTTAG
- a CDS encoding heme-binding domain-containing protein: MRSIMQRAVIAVTAGVLVAAAVVRPASAQGASEASRSIQAQPGTSRPLAAVLTRSCGDCHSRTMAPGWYTKAPLFSTIMTRAARKGRKSVDFSEWTGYSPDQQRAFLAASCADATAGTMPMPAYLRFRPEARLSPEDIATICSASRSNAITTAASAPQPAGRIP, from the coding sequence ATGAGATCGATCATGCAGCGCGCAGTCATCGCGGTCACCGCCGGTGTCCTGGTCGCGGCCGCGGTCGTTCGTCCCGCCAGCGCCCAGGGCGCATCCGAGGCCAGTCGCTCCATCCAGGCACAGCCCGGCACGTCGCGCCCGCTGGCCGCCGTGCTCACCCGCTCCTGCGGCGACTGTCACTCCCGCACGATGGCGCCGGGGTGGTACACGAAGGCGCCGCTCTTCTCCACCATCATGACACGCGCCGCCCGCAAGGGACGCAAGTCCGTCGACTTCTCGGAGTGGACCGGCTACTCGCCCGACCAGCAGCGTGCCTTCCTGGCCGCGTCGTGCGCCGACGCGACCGCCGGGACGATGCCGATGCCGGCGTACCTCCGCTTCCGCCCCGAGGCGCGGCTGTCGCCCGAGGACATCGCGACCATCTGCTCGGCCTCCCGCTCCAACGCCATCACCACGGCGGCGAGCGCGCCTCAGCCGGCGGGGAGGATCCCGTGA
- a CDS encoding DUF4242 domain-containing protein encodes MPQYLIERNIPGAGKLTPAELKGISQKSCGVLNAMGPQIQWVHSYVTGDQIYCIYRAPNEAMVREHAQRGGFPADRVSEIKTVIDATTAE; translated from the coding sequence ATGCCCCAGTACCTGATCGAACGCAACATTCCTGGCGCCGGCAAGCTGACCCCCGCCGAGTTGAAGGGGATCTCGCAGAAGTCGTGCGGCGTCCTGAATGCGATGGGTCCGCAAATCCAGTGGGTGCACAGCTACGTGACCGGCGACCAGATCTACTGCATCTACCGCGCGCCCAACGAAGCGATGGTGCGCGAGCACGCCCAGCGCGGTGGCTTCCCGGCGGATCGTGTGTCGGAGATCAAGACGGTCATCGATGCGACCACGGCCGAATAG
- a CDS encoding AIPR family protein, with amino-acid sequence MSSFRFPTKQFRSLPSPTGNSKLGVFFSPAATLPRDLWDWREVNPREVNRRSSVYKAIVQTLRDEPGRFHERNRGITVVADDLSFDDKRQEVILHLNDQSLHGVVDGGHTLDAILEAQKSPPENGWPASVFIKAITGVEPDQIAEIAGGLNTSQQVDLKSLENLKDHFAALQQVLADHPYAEQIAYKMNEVKPVDVREILYYLAVFDCSEYDEKRHPVALFGRKEGIVRRFAEQAKDSKAGDSFSVLISKAPEILWLRDTIEKRALKFNIGRYKVGKGTRVRSQSHRDNQLVFLNEQVNGKIPLGWIMPMLAGFRANVDWNKPKGTFSWIMPLDELVDACIEGLILGIQDVHEQENARPEYVGRNSLSWRISYNVVSQAILERQLAQAKKGR; translated from the coding sequence ATGTCGTCGTTTCGATTTCCCACCAAGCAGTTCCGCTCGCTGCCTTCGCCGACAGGCAACTCCAAGCTCGGCGTCTTCTTTTCCCCCGCGGCCACGCTGCCGCGCGACCTCTGGGACTGGCGCGAGGTGAATCCGCGCGAGGTCAACCGCCGAAGCTCTGTCTACAAGGCCATCGTGCAGACGCTCCGCGACGAACCCGGGCGCTTCCACGAGCGTAACCGCGGTATCACCGTAGTCGCGGATGACCTGTCGTTCGACGACAAGCGGCAGGAGGTGATCCTCCATCTCAACGACCAAAGCCTGCACGGTGTCGTCGACGGCGGACACACGCTGGACGCGATCTTGGAGGCGCAGAAGTCTCCCCCGGAAAATGGCTGGCCTGCGAGCGTGTTCATTAAGGCGATCACCGGCGTGGAACCCGACCAGATTGCAGAGATCGCTGGCGGGCTGAACACGAGCCAGCAAGTCGACCTGAAGAGCCTAGAGAATCTCAAGGATCACTTTGCGGCGCTTCAGCAGGTCTTGGCCGACCATCCGTACGCAGAGCAGATTGCGTACAAGATGAATGAGGTCAAGCCGGTCGATGTTCGTGAGATCCTGTACTACCTTGCAGTGTTCGATTGCTCCGAGTACGACGAGAAACGGCATCCTGTTGCGCTCTTCGGACGGAAGGAAGGCATCGTCCGCCGCTTCGCTGAACAGGCCAAGGACTCGAAGGCCGGCGATTCGTTCAGCGTTCTCATCTCGAAGGCCCCTGAGATCCTGTGGCTTCGGGATACGATCGAGAAGCGCGCACTCAAGTTCAACATCGGACGCTACAAGGTCGGAAAGGGCACGCGCGTGCGGAGCCAAAGCCACCGCGACAATCAGCTCGTTTTCCTCAATGAGCAGGTCAACGGCAAGATCCCGCTCGGGTGGATCATGCCGATGCTCGCCGGATTCCGCGCAAACGTCGATTGGAACAAGCCGAAAGGTACGTTCAGCTGGATCATGCCACTCGATGAACTCGTCGATGCCTGTATTGAGGGCCTCATTCTGGGCATCCAGGACGTGCATGAGCAGGAGAACGCAAGGCCGGAGTACGTTGGGCGTAATTCGCTTTCCTGGCGCATCAGCTACAATGTGGTGTCGCAGGCAATCCTCGAGCGCCAGTTGGCGCAGGCGAAGAAGGGCCGCTGA
- a CDS encoding DUF1801 domain-containing protein, which yields MTRETSRAKDSERAAGARASDLIDQRIRDLGDWRGETLAHMRALILDADPEMTEEWKWMGTPVWSHHGGVCTGETYKSVVKLTFFKGASLEDPSRLFNASLEGNARRAIDLHAGERVNARAFKALVKAAVALNGSSKR from the coding sequence ATGACCAGAGAGACTTCTCGGGCCAAGGACTCGGAGCGCGCCGCCGGAGCGCGCGCGTCCGATCTCATCGACCAGCGAATTCGCGACCTCGGCGATTGGCGCGGCGAGACGCTCGCTCACATGCGCGCGCTGATTCTGGACGCTGATCCGGAGATGACCGAGGAGTGGAAGTGGATGGGGACCCCGGTCTGGTCGCACCACGGGGGCGTCTGCACGGGCGAGACGTACAAGAGCGTGGTGAAGCTCACCTTCTTCAAGGGCGCGTCGCTCGAGGACCCGTCGCGGCTGTTCAACGCCAGCCTCGAAGGCAACGCGCGGCGGGCGATCGACCTCCACGCCGGCGAGCGCGTCAATGCGCGGGCCTTCAAGGCCCTCGTGAAGGCGGCCGTGGCGCTGAATGGTTCATCGAAGCGGTAG